A single region of the Ornithorhynchus anatinus isolate Pmale09 chromosome 13, mOrnAna1.pri.v4, whole genome shotgun sequence genome encodes:
- the MASTL gene encoding serine/threonine-protein kinase greatwall isoform X2, translating to MINKNMTHQIQAERDALALSKSPFIVHLYYSLQSANNVYLVMEYLIGGDVKSLLHIYGYFDEEMAVKYISEVALALDYLHRHKIIHRDLKPDNMLISNEGHIKLTDFGLSQVALNRDINMMDILTTPSVAKPKQDYSRTPGQVLSLISSLGFHTPSGKKMQESVEAMTSPVAENAQLSQGLPCPMSVEQKAVTPYSNKLLHSCLDSAILNPGMPVKCLTPTLLQVRKRAGTSSASSQSHTFVSSVESECCSSPRWEKDVQESEDSTETKSLKKKVLESAFSPIGSNVLQVARRSELCDAGSASLIASEAKNLVRKCLSENKAWEARELSVSKVCPATNSDQSTGQLPQQRSMTSVKGSLAVGHTGRTGLKRSFDFVDTSPCQKMIQNKKTNVDYQRGCEIMEFHPNPRTGLTTEIQCLMLSGIKGLQEDFCSQEKSANDITFGPQTPDTATMPGIAKNLLCELDEDCIKESKKNDLSCSFLGPEDGRALKNLSADSDSSFPGMSVMEIPLEKPFLSRDKSTKELSFEESRIEDAMTASPSCQENVVKGAKESAAKDIKLYDMLAPSSSEVVKTLNLFKRNAVVFRSYNSSINASNASEPSKISMTSLEGMDISSVCSGSYPMTITPAQKGRSYKMNETPLQAKAGTPYRTPKSVRRGAAPLEDGRILGTPDYLAPELLLGQTHGPEVDWWALGVCLFEFLTGIPPFNDETPQQVFQNILKRDIPWPQGEEKLSDNSRNAIGILLTLDNTKRAGLKELKCHPLFKDVDWDNLQNQTMPFIPQPDDETDTSYFEARNNAQHLTVSGFSL from the exons ATGATCAATAAAAATATGACTCATCAAATCCAAGCAGAAAGAGATGCATTGGCTCTCAGCAAAAGTCCTTTCATTGTTCATCTGTATTATTCTCTCCAGTCAGCAAATAATGTTTACCTG GTGATGGAATATCTTATAGGGGGAGACGTCAAATCTCTCCTGCACATATATGGTTACTTTGATGAAGAAATGGCTGTGAAATACATTTCTGAAGTAGCACTCGCTCTAGATTATCTtcacagacataaaataatccaCAG GGATTTGAAACCAGACAATATGCTTATATCTAATGAGGGTCACATTAAACTGACAGACTTTGGCCTTTCCCAAGTGGCTCTGAACCGAG ATATAAACATGATGGATATCCTGACCACTCCCTCAGTGGCCAAGCCAAAACAAGACTATTCAAGGACTCCAGGACAAGTGTTATCTCTCATCAGTTCCTTGGGATTT CACACACCCTCTGGAAAGAAAATGCAAGAGTCTGTTGAAGCTATGACAAGTCCTGTAGCTGAAAATGCACAGCTTTCCCAAGGACTGCCTTGTCCAATGTCTGTGGAACAGAAGGCTGTTACTccatattcaaataaattattgcATTCAT GTCTCGATTCTGCCATCTTAAATCCTGGGATGCCAGTGAAATGTCTGACGCCCACCCTGCTACAAGTTAGAAAACGAGCTGGTACTTCCAGTGCCAGTAGTCAGTCCCACACATTTGTGTCCAGTGTGGAATCAGAATGCTGCAGTAGCCCCAGATGGGAAAAAGATGTACAG GAAAGTGAAGATTCAACCGAAACCAAGAGCTTAAAGAAAAAGGTCTTGGAGTCAGCCTTTTCTCCCATTGGTTCAAACGTCCTCCAAGTTGCCAGAAGAAGTGAGCTGTGTGATGCGGGATCTGCCTCACTGATTGCTTCAGAAGCAAAAAATCTAGTTAGAAAATGCCTCTCTGAAAATAAAGCTTGGGAAGCAAGAGAACTCTCTGTCAGCAAGGTTTGTCCAGCTACTAATTCAGACCAATCCACTGGCCAGCTGCCCCAGCAGCGGTCCATGACTTCCGTCAAAGGCAGTTTGGCTGTGGGACACACTGGAAGAACTGGTTTGAAAAGGAGTTTTGATTTTGTTGACACCAGTCCCtgtcaaaaaatgatccagaacaAAAAAACTAATGTGGACTATCAGCGTGGCTGTGAAATAATGGAATTTCATCCGAATCCAAGAACGGGACTAACAACTGAAATCCAATGCCTAATGCTCTCTGGCATCAAAGGCCTTCAAGAGGATTTTTGTAGTCAAGAAAAAAGTGCTAACGATATTACCTTTGGGCCACAAACACCAGATACGGCAACAATGCCAGGAATAGCTAAAAATCTTTTGTGTGAACTCGATGAAGATTGTATTAAGGAAagtaagaaaaatgatttgagttGCAGTTTTCTAGGCCCAGAAGATGGTAGAGCTTTGAAAAATTTGAGTGCGGACTCAGATTCATCTTTTCCTGGAATGTCTGTTATGGAAATCCCTTTAGAAAAGCCATTTTTAAGTAGAGATAAGAGCACTAAAGAGCTCTCCTTTGAGGAATCCAGAATTGAAGATGCTATGACTGCATCACCAAGCTGTCAGGAAAATGTAGTAAAAGGGGCTAAGGAATCTGCAGCTAAAGACATCAAACTTTATGACATGTTAGCTCCTTCCTCATCGGAGGTGGTAAAAACATTGAACTTATTTAAGAGAAATGCTGTGGTGTTTCGAAGTTACAACAGTTCAATTAATGCATCCAATGCATCGGAGCCATCAAAAATTAGCATGACTTCTCTAGAAGGAATGGATATCTCATCTGTTTGTAGTGGTTCGTATCCCATGACTATTACCCCCGCTCAAAAAGGAAGGTCCTATAAAATGAATGAG ACCCCACTTCAGGCAAAGGCAGGAACACCTTATAGAACTCCCAAGAGTGTGCGAAGAGGAGCAGCCCCGCTGGAAGATGGGAGGATTTTGGGGACCCCAGACTACCTGGCTCCTGAGCTGCTCTTGGGCCAGACTCACG GTCCTGAGGTAGATTGGTGGGCTCTTGGAGTTTGCTTGTTTGAGTTTCTAACAGGAATTCCACCCTTCAATGATGAAACCCCTCAGCAAGTATTCCAGAATATCCTGAAAAGag ATATTCCTTGGCCTCAAGGTGAAGAAAAGTTGTCTGATAATTCTCGAAATGCAATAGGCATTCTTTTAACTCTTGACAATACAAAGAGAGCTGGACTGAAAG AGCTGAAGTGCCACCCTCTTTTTAAGGACGTGGACTGGGACAATCTGCAGAACCAAACTATGCCGTTCATTCCCCAACCAGATGATGAAACCGACACTTCCTATTTTGAAGCAAGAAACAATGCTCAACACCTGACTGTGTCTGGGTTTAGTTTATAG
- the MASTL gene encoding serine/threonine-protein kinase greatwall isoform X1 — MINKNMTHQIQAERDALALSKSPFIVHLYYSLQSANNVYLVMEYLIGGDVKSLLHIYGYFDEEMAVKYISEVALALDYLHRHKIIHRDLKPDNMLISNEGHIKLTDFGLSQVALNRDINMMDILTTPSVAKPKQDYSRTPGQVLSLISSLGFHTPSGKKMQESVEAMTSPVAENAQLSQGLPCPMSVEQKAVTPYSNKLLHSCLDSAILNPGMPVKCLTPTLLQVRKRAGTSSASSQSHTFVSSVESECCSSPRWEKDVQESEDSTETKSLKKKVLESAFSPIGSNVLQVARRSELCDAGSASLIASEAKNLVRKCLSENKAWEARELSVSKVCPATNSDQSTGQLPQQRSMTSVKGSLAVGHTGRTGLKRSFDFVDTSPCQKMIQNKKTNVDYQRGCEIMEFHPNPRTGLTTEIQCLMLSGIKGLQEDFCSQEKSANDITFGPQTPDTATMPGIAKNLLCELDEDCIKESKKNDLSCSFLGPEDGRALKNLSADSDSSFPGMSVMEIPLEKPFLSRDKSTKELSFEESRIEDAMTASPSCQENVVKGAKESAAKDIKLYDMLAPSSSEVVKTLNLFKRNAVVFRSYNSSINASNASEPSKISMTSLEGMDISSVCSGSYPMTITPAQKGRSYKMNETPLQAKAGTPYRTPKSVRRGAAPLEDGRILGTPDYLAPELLLGQTHGFLSPGPEVDWWALGVCLFEFLTGIPPFNDETPQQVFQNILKRDIPWPQGEEKLSDNSRNAIGILLTLDNTKRAGLKELKCHPLFKDVDWDNLQNQTMPFIPQPDDETDTSYFEARNNAQHLTVSGFSL; from the exons ATGATCAATAAAAATATGACTCATCAAATCCAAGCAGAAAGAGATGCATTGGCTCTCAGCAAAAGTCCTTTCATTGTTCATCTGTATTATTCTCTCCAGTCAGCAAATAATGTTTACCTG GTGATGGAATATCTTATAGGGGGAGACGTCAAATCTCTCCTGCACATATATGGTTACTTTGATGAAGAAATGGCTGTGAAATACATTTCTGAAGTAGCACTCGCTCTAGATTATCTtcacagacataaaataatccaCAG GGATTTGAAACCAGACAATATGCTTATATCTAATGAGGGTCACATTAAACTGACAGACTTTGGCCTTTCCCAAGTGGCTCTGAACCGAG ATATAAACATGATGGATATCCTGACCACTCCCTCAGTGGCCAAGCCAAAACAAGACTATTCAAGGACTCCAGGACAAGTGTTATCTCTCATCAGTTCCTTGGGATTT CACACACCCTCTGGAAAGAAAATGCAAGAGTCTGTTGAAGCTATGACAAGTCCTGTAGCTGAAAATGCACAGCTTTCCCAAGGACTGCCTTGTCCAATGTCTGTGGAACAGAAGGCTGTTACTccatattcaaataaattattgcATTCAT GTCTCGATTCTGCCATCTTAAATCCTGGGATGCCAGTGAAATGTCTGACGCCCACCCTGCTACAAGTTAGAAAACGAGCTGGTACTTCCAGTGCCAGTAGTCAGTCCCACACATTTGTGTCCAGTGTGGAATCAGAATGCTGCAGTAGCCCCAGATGGGAAAAAGATGTACAG GAAAGTGAAGATTCAACCGAAACCAAGAGCTTAAAGAAAAAGGTCTTGGAGTCAGCCTTTTCTCCCATTGGTTCAAACGTCCTCCAAGTTGCCAGAAGAAGTGAGCTGTGTGATGCGGGATCTGCCTCACTGATTGCTTCAGAAGCAAAAAATCTAGTTAGAAAATGCCTCTCTGAAAATAAAGCTTGGGAAGCAAGAGAACTCTCTGTCAGCAAGGTTTGTCCAGCTACTAATTCAGACCAATCCACTGGCCAGCTGCCCCAGCAGCGGTCCATGACTTCCGTCAAAGGCAGTTTGGCTGTGGGACACACTGGAAGAACTGGTTTGAAAAGGAGTTTTGATTTTGTTGACACCAGTCCCtgtcaaaaaatgatccagaacaAAAAAACTAATGTGGACTATCAGCGTGGCTGTGAAATAATGGAATTTCATCCGAATCCAAGAACGGGACTAACAACTGAAATCCAATGCCTAATGCTCTCTGGCATCAAAGGCCTTCAAGAGGATTTTTGTAGTCAAGAAAAAAGTGCTAACGATATTACCTTTGGGCCACAAACACCAGATACGGCAACAATGCCAGGAATAGCTAAAAATCTTTTGTGTGAACTCGATGAAGATTGTATTAAGGAAagtaagaaaaatgatttgagttGCAGTTTTCTAGGCCCAGAAGATGGTAGAGCTTTGAAAAATTTGAGTGCGGACTCAGATTCATCTTTTCCTGGAATGTCTGTTATGGAAATCCCTTTAGAAAAGCCATTTTTAAGTAGAGATAAGAGCACTAAAGAGCTCTCCTTTGAGGAATCCAGAATTGAAGATGCTATGACTGCATCACCAAGCTGTCAGGAAAATGTAGTAAAAGGGGCTAAGGAATCTGCAGCTAAAGACATCAAACTTTATGACATGTTAGCTCCTTCCTCATCGGAGGTGGTAAAAACATTGAACTTATTTAAGAGAAATGCTGTGGTGTTTCGAAGTTACAACAGTTCAATTAATGCATCCAATGCATCGGAGCCATCAAAAATTAGCATGACTTCTCTAGAAGGAATGGATATCTCATCTGTTTGTAGTGGTTCGTATCCCATGACTATTACCCCCGCTCAAAAAGGAAGGTCCTATAAAATGAATGAG ACCCCACTTCAGGCAAAGGCAGGAACACCTTATAGAACTCCCAAGAGTGTGCGAAGAGGAGCAGCCCCGCTGGAAGATGGGAGGATTTTGGGGACCCCAGACTACCTGGCTCCTGAGCTGCTCTTGGGCCAGACTCACG GATTTCTGTCTCCTG GTCCTGAGGTAGATTGGTGGGCTCTTGGAGTTTGCTTGTTTGAGTTTCTAACAGGAATTCCACCCTTCAATGATGAAACCCCTCAGCAAGTATTCCAGAATATCCTGAAAAGag ATATTCCTTGGCCTCAAGGTGAAGAAAAGTTGTCTGATAATTCTCGAAATGCAATAGGCATTCTTTTAACTCTTGACAATACAAAGAGAGCTGGACTGAAAG AGCTGAAGTGCCACCCTCTTTTTAAGGACGTGGACTGGGACAATCTGCAGAACCAAACTATGCCGTTCATTCCCCAACCAGATGATGAAACCGACACTTCCTATTTTGAAGCAAGAAACAATGCTCAACACCTGACTGTGTCTGGGTTTAGTTTATAG